Genomic window (Longimicrobiaceae bacterium):
AGATCCGGCAGAGCCCGAACTTGCGGATGAACGCGCGCGGACGGCCGCAGCGGTTGCACCGGTTGTAGCCGCGGACGCCGTACTTGGGCGTGCGGTTGGACTTCTCGATCAGGGCCTTGCGCGCCATGTCAGTCTCTTCGTTCGTGTGCTGGTGAGGTGCCGCGGGCGCGGAGCCCGCAAATATAACGGGTCCCGCGCCGTACGTCGACTCCGCCCGGTCTTGGCCGGCCGGCTCAGGCTTCGACGATCACGGGGGCCTGGTCCCGGAACGGCATCCCCATCTCGCGC
Coding sequences:
- a CDS encoding type Z 30S ribosomal protein S14, translated to MARKALIEKSNRTPKYGVRGYNRCNRCGRPRAFIRKFGLCRICFREQALRGEIPGVRKASW